The proteins below are encoded in one region of Corvus hawaiiensis isolate bCorHaw1 chromosome 3, bCorHaw1.pri.cur, whole genome shotgun sequence:
- the CEP57L1 gene encoding centrosomal protein CEP57L1 isoform X3: protein MSTPAAARQEAMDFESKNSFIGSFLQPPDQMLPAAFVYTESKKLAAAAGDRPSLPNNQAVVAALKTLQEKIHRLELEKSQAEDNLCSLSRAAAQYKKVLEQGSYEKNTAHQELMQQRKDASVQLSAAQSRCSLLEKQLDYMRKMVCTAELEKKMILQQQLQKEEDQNRLELHAKLDKLEVLEKECLKLTATQRIAEDKIKHLEEKLCKEEHQHKLIQDKTAQLQNGFDINRILMSSVTSQCEPEKENGKNKKPRKQRNPTMKKIQLSQLHVKAAELPFVAGKSVSSSHSVSANVQSVLHIMKHRNPCISSRRQGGATSGVSGHSALSKSSCFTSPTVTRSFSDLLLTLEDKLGQMSSEHQELLKQIQETQDFQAREDLKQELDCLVKQMESKRKQISKLKKHQATVQKLKRKTEKLKQGAPHVKLKGGEQKETKEVAVTVKESMSKPCPGQKSRSSLQLLKAVRKLQLSLKKDDVI from the exons ATGagcactccagctgcagcaaggcAAGAG GCTATGGATTTTGAATCAAAGAACAGTTTCATAGGAAGCTTTCTTCAGCCACCAGATCAGATGCTTCCTGCAGCCTTTGTTTATACAGAATCAAAGAagttggcagctgctgctggtgacagGCCTTCTCTCCCAAATAACCAAG CTGTAGTGGCAGCCCTGAAAACTCTGCAAGAAAAAATCCACCGTCTAGAGCTGGAGAAGTCACAGGCTGAAGATAACCTGTGCAGCctctccagagcagctgctcagtACAAGAAGGTCTTAGAGCAGGGATCCTACGAGAAGAACACAGCCCATCAAGAGCTGATGCAACAGAGGAAAG ATGCAAGTGTGCAGTTAAGTGCAGCACAATCCCGCTGCTCCCTGCTGGAGAAACAGCTGGATTACATGAGAAAAATGGTTTGTACTgcagaactggaaaagaaaatgattttACAACAACAG cttcagaaagaggaagatCAGAACCGGTTGGAACTGCATGCAAAACTTGACAAGCTTGAAGTGCTAGAAAAAGAATGTCTTAAACTTACTGCTACTCAGAGAATTGCCGAA GACAAGATCAAACACTTAGAAGAAAAGCTTTGTAAAGAAGAGCATCAGCATAAGCTAATACAAGATAAAACTGCTCAG CTTCAAAATGGATTTGATATAAACAGAATTTTGATGTCTTCAGTAACATCTCAATGTGaacctgaaaaggaaaatgggaagaacaaaaaaccTAGGAAG CAGAGAAATCCTACAATGAAGAAAATTCAGCTTTCACAATTACATGTAAAGGCTGCTGAACTACCTTTTGTGGCTGGGAAG TCtgtcagctccagccattcTGTCAGTGCAAATGTACAAAGTGTGTTGCATATTATGAAGCATCGCAATCCATGTATCTCGTCACGAAGACAAGGAGGAGCTACGTCTGGGGTTTCAGGACACAGTGCACTTTCAAAATCCTCTTGTTTCACATCACCCACTGTCACCAGGAGCTTTTCAGACCTTCTGTTGACCTTAGAAGACAAGCTGGGCCAAATGAGCTC TGAGCATCAAGAACTTCTGAAGCAGATACAGGAGACTCAAGACTTCCAAGCTCGTGAAGACCTGAAACAGGAGCTGGATTGCCTTGTAAAACAAATggagagcaaaagaaaacaaatatccAAGCTGAAAAAGCATCAGGCTACT gtgcagaaattaaagagaaaaactgaGAAATTGAAGCAAGGGGCACCTCACGTCAAACTAAAGGGTGGtgaacaaaaggaaacaaaggagGTTGCAGTCACTGTAAAAGAAAGTATGTCTAAACCTTGTCCTGGGCAGAAAAGCAGAAGCTCTCTTCAGCTGCTAAAAGCTGTGAGGAAACTTCAGTTATCTCTGAAAAAAGATGATGTCATCTGA
- the CEP57L1 gene encoding centrosomal protein CEP57L1 isoform X4, which produces MDFESKNSFIGSFLQPPDQMLPAAFVYTESKKLAAAAGDRPSLPNNQAVVAALKTLQEKIHRLELEKSQAEDNLCSLSRAAAQYKKVLEQGSYEKNTAHQELMQQRKDASVQLSAAQSRCSLLEKQLDYMRKMVCTAELEKKMILQQQLQKEEDQNRLELHAKLDKLEVLEKECLKLTATQRIAEDKIKHLEEKLCKEEHQHKLIQDKTAQLQNGFDINRILMSSVTSQCEPEKENGKNKKPRKQRNPTMKKIQLSQLHVKAAELPFVAGKSVSSSHSVSANVQSVLHIMKHRNPCISSRRQGGATSGVSGHSALSKSSCFTSPTVTRSFSDLLLTLEDKLGQMSSEHQELLKQIQETQDFQAREDLKQELDCLVKQMESKRKQISKLKKHQATVQKLKRKTEKLKQGAPHVKLKGGEQKETKEVAVTVKESMSKPCPGQKSRSSLQLLKAVRKLQLSLKKDDVI; this is translated from the exons ATGGATTTTGAATCAAAGAACAGTTTCATAGGAAGCTTTCTTCAGCCACCAGATCAGATGCTTCCTGCAGCCTTTGTTTATACAGAATCAAAGAagttggcagctgctgctggtgacagGCCTTCTCTCCCAAATAACCAAG CTGTAGTGGCAGCCCTGAAAACTCTGCAAGAAAAAATCCACCGTCTAGAGCTGGAGAAGTCACAGGCTGAAGATAACCTGTGCAGCctctccagagcagctgctcagtACAAGAAGGTCTTAGAGCAGGGATCCTACGAGAAGAACACAGCCCATCAAGAGCTGATGCAACAGAGGAAAG ATGCAAGTGTGCAGTTAAGTGCAGCACAATCCCGCTGCTCCCTGCTGGAGAAACAGCTGGATTACATGAGAAAAATGGTTTGTACTgcagaactggaaaagaaaatgattttACAACAACAG cttcagaaagaggaagatCAGAACCGGTTGGAACTGCATGCAAAACTTGACAAGCTTGAAGTGCTAGAAAAAGAATGTCTTAAACTTACTGCTACTCAGAGAATTGCCGAA GACAAGATCAAACACTTAGAAGAAAAGCTTTGTAAAGAAGAGCATCAGCATAAGCTAATACAAGATAAAACTGCTCAG CTTCAAAATGGATTTGATATAAACAGAATTTTGATGTCTTCAGTAACATCTCAATGTGaacctgaaaaggaaaatgggaagaacaaaaaaccTAGGAAG CAGAGAAATCCTACAATGAAGAAAATTCAGCTTTCACAATTACATGTAAAGGCTGCTGAACTACCTTTTGTGGCTGGGAAG TCtgtcagctccagccattcTGTCAGTGCAAATGTACAAAGTGTGTTGCATATTATGAAGCATCGCAATCCATGTATCTCGTCACGAAGACAAGGAGGAGCTACGTCTGGGGTTTCAGGACACAGTGCACTTTCAAAATCCTCTTGTTTCACATCACCCACTGTCACCAGGAGCTTTTCAGACCTTCTGTTGACCTTAGAAGACAAGCTGGGCCAAATGAGCTC TGAGCATCAAGAACTTCTGAAGCAGATACAGGAGACTCAAGACTTCCAAGCTCGTGAAGACCTGAAACAGGAGCTGGATTGCCTTGTAAAACAAATggagagcaaaagaaaacaaatatccAAGCTGAAAAAGCATCAGGCTACT gtgcagaaattaaagagaaaaactgaGAAATTGAAGCAAGGGGCACCTCACGTCAAACTAAAGGGTGGtgaacaaaaggaaacaaaggagGTTGCAGTCACTGTAAAAGAAAGTATGTCTAAACCTTGTCCTGGGCAGAAAAGCAGAAGCTCTCTTCAGCTGCTAAAAGCTGTGAGGAAACTTCAGTTATCTCTGAAAAAAGATGATGTCATCTGA
- the CEP57L1 gene encoding centrosomal protein CEP57L1 isoform X1, whose amino-acid sequence MDFESKNSFIGSFLQPPDQMLPAAFVYTESKKLAAAAGDRPSLPNNQAVVAALKTLQEKIHRLELEKSQAEDNLCSLSRAAAQYKKVLEQGSYEKNTAHQELMQQRKDASVQLSAAQSRCSLLEKQLDYMRKMVCTAELEKKMILQQQLQKEEDQNRLELHAKLDKLEVLEKECLKLTATQRIAEDKIKHLEEKLCKEEHQHKLIQDKTAQLQNGFDINRILMSSVTSQCEPEKENGKNKKPRKRNPTMKKIQLSQLHVKAAELPFVAGKSVSSSHSVSANVQSVLHIMKHRNPCISSRRQGGATSGVSGHSALSKSSCFTSPTVTRSFSDLLLTLEDKLGQMSSEHQELLKQIQETQDFQAREDLKQELDCLVKQMESKRKQISKLKKHQATVQKLKRKTEKLKQGAPHVKLKGGEQKETKEVAVTVKESMSKPCPGQKSRSSLQLLKAVRKLQLSLKKDDVI is encoded by the exons ATGGATTTTGAATCAAAGAACAGTTTCATAGGAAGCTTTCTTCAGCCACCAGATCAGATGCTTCCTGCAGCCTTTGTTTATACAGAATCAAAGAagttggcagctgctgctggtgacagGCCTTCTCTCCCAAATAACCAAG CTGTAGTGGCAGCCCTGAAAACTCTGCAAGAAAAAATCCACCGTCTAGAGCTGGAGAAGTCACAGGCTGAAGATAACCTGTGCAGCctctccagagcagctgctcagtACAAGAAGGTCTTAGAGCAGGGATCCTACGAGAAGAACACAGCCCATCAAGAGCTGATGCAACAGAGGAAAG ATGCAAGTGTGCAGTTAAGTGCAGCACAATCCCGCTGCTCCCTGCTGGAGAAACAGCTGGATTACATGAGAAAAATGGTTTGTACTgcagaactggaaaagaaaatgattttACAACAACAG cttcagaaagaggaagatCAGAACCGGTTGGAACTGCATGCAAAACTTGACAAGCTTGAAGTGCTAGAAAAAGAATGTCTTAAACTTACTGCTACTCAGAGAATTGCCGAA GACAAGATCAAACACTTAGAAGAAAAGCTTTGTAAAGAAGAGCATCAGCATAAGCTAATACAAGATAAAACTGCTCAG CTTCAAAATGGATTTGATATAAACAGAATTTTGATGTCTTCAGTAACATCTCAATGTGaacctgaaaaggaaaatgggaagaacaaaaaaccTAGGAAG AGAAATCCTACAATGAAGAAAATTCAGCTTTCACAATTACATGTAAAGGCTGCTGAACTACCTTTTGTGGCTGGGAAG TCtgtcagctccagccattcTGTCAGTGCAAATGTACAAAGTGTGTTGCATATTATGAAGCATCGCAATCCATGTATCTCGTCACGAAGACAAGGAGGAGCTACGTCTGGGGTTTCAGGACACAGTGCACTTTCAAAATCCTCTTGTTTCACATCACCCACTGTCACCAGGAGCTTTTCAGACCTTCTGTTGACCTTAGAAGACAAGCTGGGCCAAATGAGCTC TGAGCATCAAGAACTTCTGAAGCAGATACAGGAGACTCAAGACTTCCAAGCTCGTGAAGACCTGAAACAGGAGCTGGATTGCCTTGTAAAACAAATggagagcaaaagaaaacaaatatccAAGCTGAAAAAGCATCAGGCTACT gtgcagaaattaaagagaaaaactgaGAAATTGAAGCAAGGGGCACCTCACGTCAAACTAAAGGGTGGtgaacaaaaggaaacaaaggagGTTGCAGTCACTGTAAAAGAAAGTATGTCTAAACCTTGTCCTGGGCAGAAAAGCAGAAGCTCTCTTCAGCTGCTAAAAGCTGTGAGGAAACTTCAGTTATCTCTGAAAAAAGATGATGTCATCTGA
- the CEP57L1 gene encoding centrosomal protein CEP57L1 isoform X2: MDFESKNSFIGSFLQPPDQMLPAAFVYTESKKLAAAAGDRPSLPNNQDASVQLSAAQSRCSLLEKQLDYMRKMVCTAELEKKMILQQQLQKEEDQNRLELHAKLDKLEVLEKECLKLTATQRIAEDKIKHLEEKLCKEEHQHKLIQDKTAQLQNGFDINRILMSSVTSQCEPEKENGKNKKPRKQRNPTMKKIQLSQLHVKAAELPFVAGKSVSSSHSVSANVQSVLHIMKHRNPCISSRRQGGATSGVSGHSALSKSSCFTSPTVTRSFSDLLLTLEDKLGQMSSEHQELLKQIQETQDFQAREDLKQELDCLVKQMESKRKQISKLKKHQATVQKLKRKTEKLKQGAPHVKLKGGEQKETKEVAVTVKESMSKPCPGQKSRSSLQLLKAVRKLQLSLKKDDVI, from the exons ATGGATTTTGAATCAAAGAACAGTTTCATAGGAAGCTTTCTTCAGCCACCAGATCAGATGCTTCCTGCAGCCTTTGTTTATACAGAATCAAAGAagttggcagctgctgctggtgacagGCCTTCTCTCCCAAATAACCAAG ATGCAAGTGTGCAGTTAAGTGCAGCACAATCCCGCTGCTCCCTGCTGGAGAAACAGCTGGATTACATGAGAAAAATGGTTTGTACTgcagaactggaaaagaaaatgattttACAACAACAG cttcagaaagaggaagatCAGAACCGGTTGGAACTGCATGCAAAACTTGACAAGCTTGAAGTGCTAGAAAAAGAATGTCTTAAACTTACTGCTACTCAGAGAATTGCCGAA GACAAGATCAAACACTTAGAAGAAAAGCTTTGTAAAGAAGAGCATCAGCATAAGCTAATACAAGATAAAACTGCTCAG CTTCAAAATGGATTTGATATAAACAGAATTTTGATGTCTTCAGTAACATCTCAATGTGaacctgaaaaggaaaatgggaagaacaaaaaaccTAGGAAG CAGAGAAATCCTACAATGAAGAAAATTCAGCTTTCACAATTACATGTAAAGGCTGCTGAACTACCTTTTGTGGCTGGGAAG TCtgtcagctccagccattcTGTCAGTGCAAATGTACAAAGTGTGTTGCATATTATGAAGCATCGCAATCCATGTATCTCGTCACGAAGACAAGGAGGAGCTACGTCTGGGGTTTCAGGACACAGTGCACTTTCAAAATCCTCTTGTTTCACATCACCCACTGTCACCAGGAGCTTTTCAGACCTTCTGTTGACCTTAGAAGACAAGCTGGGCCAAATGAGCTC TGAGCATCAAGAACTTCTGAAGCAGATACAGGAGACTCAAGACTTCCAAGCTCGTGAAGACCTGAAACAGGAGCTGGATTGCCTTGTAAAACAAATggagagcaaaagaaaacaaatatccAAGCTGAAAAAGCATCAGGCTACT gtgcagaaattaaagagaaaaactgaGAAATTGAAGCAAGGGGCACCTCACGTCAAACTAAAGGGTGGtgaacaaaaggaaacaaaggagGTTGCAGTCACTGTAAAAGAAAGTATGTCTAAACCTTGTCCTGGGCAGAAAAGCAGAAGCTCTCTTCAGCTGCTAAAAGCTGTGAGGAAACTTCAGTTATCTCTGAAAAAAGATGATGTCATCTGA